A window of Microcystis aeruginosa FD4 contains these coding sequences:
- a CDS encoding GldG family protein, translating into MRYWQKYSKFLYIPALFLGSAGLTVGLISGQWSSLSLGLLIAGAILILGWLLLLVITHKDFWQKRSTRTGTQTLITTIIVLSVIGLINFLALRYPYRVDLTENQIFSLSPQTERLLTNLSKPVKVWIFSTRGISSNEQELLANYQRKNPQFQYEIVNPEKKPNIVQEFKKLADDNLSRVYLQYGDKKQPLKTISEQESLTEAKLSNAIETAKTNRTLTAYFLQGHGENAIKEPQGGLGQAVKSLEAKGYQVEPLNLVERSTIPNNADVIIIASPKRKIFPQEVTALKNYLNQGGKILLLIDPQTETGLEPLLTPWGVKLDNRIIIDASGAGEIIGLGPASPIITNYGNHPITRDFANGISIFPFARPIATVPIEGIEAVSLMITNDKMWAESDLNDQNLQFNPEKDLAGPFDLGVALTGKKGKLIVIGNASFASDGLFEQQLNGDIFLNSVQWLASGETATLSIRAKEPENRRINLNPLQANAIFWIGMVVMPLVGFTLAGLTWWQRR; encoded by the coding sequence TGGCAAAAATACAGTAAATTTCTCTATATACCCGCCCTCTTTCTGGGTAGTGCCGGCTTAACCGTGGGGTTAATCTCCGGTCAATGGTCATCCCTCTCTCTGGGGTTATTAATTGCTGGGGCTATTCTGATTCTAGGGTGGCTGTTGTTATTAGTAATCACTCACAAAGACTTTTGGCAAAAAAGAAGTACCCGCACCGGCACTCAAACCCTCATTACTACTATTATTGTCCTCAGCGTTATCGGTTTAATTAACTTTCTCGCCCTCCGTTATCCCTATCGAGTTGATTTAACCGAAAACCAAATCTTTAGTTTATCCCCCCAAACCGAAAGACTATTAACCAATCTGTCAAAACCAGTCAAAGTCTGGATTTTTTCAACCCGGGGAATCAGTAGCAATGAACAGGAACTTTTAGCCAATTATCAACGCAAAAATCCCCAATTTCAGTACGAGATAGTTAACCCGGAGAAAAAACCCAATATTGTCCAAGAATTTAAAAAACTAGCTGATGATAATCTGTCCAGAGTCTATCTACAGTATGGTGACAAAAAACAACCCCTAAAAACTATTAGTGAACAGGAAAGTCTCACGGAAGCGAAACTGAGTAATGCCATCGAAACCGCTAAAACCAATCGCACTTTAACCGCTTATTTTCTGCAAGGTCATGGAGAAAATGCCATCAAAGAACCTCAAGGAGGTTTAGGACAAGCAGTCAAGAGTTTAGAAGCAAAAGGTTATCAAGTAGAACCACTTAATCTAGTGGAACGTTCCACCATTCCCAATAATGCCGATGTCATTATTATTGCCAGTCCCAAAAGAAAAATATTTCCCCAGGAAGTCACCGCTTTAAAAAACTATCTCAATCAAGGGGGCAAAATTTTATTACTGATTGACCCCCAAACCGAAACCGGATTAGAACCCTTATTAACCCCTTGGGGTGTGAAACTAGATAATCGAATTATTATTGATGCTTCCGGTGCGGGGGAAATCATCGGTTTAGGTCCGGCTAGTCCCATTATTACCAATTACGGTAATCATCCGATTACTCGCGATTTTGCTAACGGTATTTCTATCTTTCCCTTTGCTCGTCCCATCGCTACCGTTCCCATCGAAGGAATTGAAGCCGTATCTTTAATGATTACTAATGATAAAATGTGGGCTGAGAGTGATTTAAATGATCAGAATCTCCAGTTTAACCCTGAAAAAGATTTAGCTGGCCCCTTTGATCTAGGAGTTGCTCTAACGGGAAAAAAAGGTAAATTAATCGTGATTGGTAATGCCAGCTTTGCCAGCGATGGACTATTTGAACAACAGTTAAACGGAGATATATTTTTAAATTCTGTGCAGTGGTTAGCCAGTGGTGAAACAGCCACCTTATCTATCCGGGCTAAGGAACCAGAAAATAGAAGAATTAATTTAAATCCCCTGCAAGCTAACGCTATTTTTTGGATAGGGATGGTAGTGATGCCTTTAGTGGGATTTACCCTAGCTGGATTGACTTGGTGGCAACGTCGTTAA
- a CDS encoding Uma2 family endonuclease: MTTTQTIPELLTFDDYINQYPDDGQQYELIAGKLLAMMRPIGKHEEIGGFVSGTLFLEINRQQLPYFIPNTAAVKPLRPHTGYLPDIIVLDRENLVNDPYWETASSISLATSAKLIIEIVSSNWRDDYLKKFDDYEQLGIPEYWIIDYLAKGSARYIGSPKEPTISIYQLIDGEYQSNLFKQDQRLISGVFPELNLTANQIFHARA; the protein is encoded by the coding sequence ATGACCACAACCCAAACTATCCCGGAATTGTTGACTTTTGATGACTATATCAACCAATATCCCGATGATGGACAACAATACGAATTAATCGCAGGAAAATTATTGGCCATGATGCGACCGATCGGAAAACACGAAGAAATTGGCGGATTTGTTTCTGGAACCCTATTCTTAGAGATAAATCGGCAGCAATTGCCCTATTTTATCCCCAATACTGCCGCTGTAAAACCCCTTCGCCCCCATACAGGTTATCTACCCGATATTATTGTCTTAGACAGAGAAAATCTAGTTAATGATCCCTATTGGGAAACCGCTTCCTCAATTTCTCTGGCAACATCAGCTAAATTAATTATTGAAATTGTCAGTTCCAATTGGCGAGATGATTATCTGAAAAAATTCGACGACTACGAACAATTAGGAATTCCCGAATATTGGATTATCGATTATTTAGCTAAAGGTTCGGCCCGATATATCGGCAGCCCCAAAGAACCCACCATTTCTATCTATCAATTAATCGATGGAGAATATCAAAGTAATTTATTTAAACAGGATCAACGTCTTATTTCAGGGGTTTTTCCAGAGTTAAACCTCACTGCTAATCAAATTTTTCATGCTAGAGCTTAA